The window TGAAGATAAGCTTCACCGTAACCTCGACACTACGATCGCTCCGCGAGGAAGGCTCTCCAGAACAAAGAGCGGAGACCTGCAAATCCTACACAGCTCCTCTAGAACTAACCTGAAACTCTGCAGAAAATCAAAGAGAGTTTCAAAAGCGTAATGCATATGCATGGAGGAAATGAAAAGCCTTGTGCTAAAATGTAAGCTTTACTTACAATAGCACAGGAAGACACAAAGGCTAATTCATTAGAACAGATAATATTCAGACACTGTTAATTCTATTTGCCTCCCTAATTGGATGTAGCacagaagagacagaaatgttaTTCATTAATTAAAAGACAAGAGAGAACCATtgacaagcgcacacacacacactgcatcacCGTTTACAGATCGACACTGCTCTGtgcttcctctctttcctccccatcACCCTTCATGTGGAATAcaatatctttttttctctttcttttaattGGGATGGGTTGATCTGAGGCGGGGCGATGAGTCGGGAAGCCTTGGGTGGGCTACATGGTTGAGATAGTCACCGCAAGCCAATGAGGAAACGGTGTCAGCAAAGGCCTCATCCGCTCTCTCCCATAATCCCATCATCTCCAAGACAATGCTGCATTCAAGTGTGAATAAATCTGTGCTTCTAATGCTCTGCTGTCAGGTATGAAGTGGAGGGAAACGGCAAGAAgtaacagaaagaaagaaaacactttatttttttaaaggaagtaaacacacacacacacacacatgcaaacaaaccAGCTCAACATGCGCCTCCTTCCCAGTGAAGAGCCTCATCATCTCCAGAAAAACCACCTTTCACCAAATGAGATGTAGCCCAGGGCTATATATTAAAAATGCATATCAAAGCAAAGGAAATGGACGTGGGAGAGTCTCACTAAATAAATTAGCATATCTAACTATCAACCCGCATGTTTCTCCTCAATGAGAAGCGAGGacaaaaattaataataaaatagagcCAAATACAaatggatgaataaataaagccaAGAAGATAGACGTTGCTTCCCGTGCAGTGGCAAGCCAAATGCATTGTTGTGCATTGTTTCCAAtattcaaaacacattttaaacatgcTAAAGCTGGACCTCTTTCAATCAGATATGGTCATTACAGCTGAGGAAGTGAACGATTTACTAAAACGTTTTTGGATCATAACTGCACTGTTGACATGTCCACTTCAACAGTTCTTGTTGTGTAGCCTCATGACTGAATGCATGCTGTCACAATGGGTAAGAACACTGCATTCTGGATCATGAAAAAATAACTATTAGCTGGAGAGTGTATGTTTCCATACTCAGCCATGATTAAAATCACTCTCAGCTCAGACAGAGAAGAACAAATGTTCTGCTTTTATCAACTTCAGGCCAGCAGTATAACAAAAAGTTCACTGGTGCCCCAGAAGTTAAATAAATCCCTCAAAAGTGAAATAGCTAATGAGGTGGTCAGTCCAAATGGCTCCAAGATAAATGGCTTGTCGTGCAGCCTTCTTTGTTTATTGCTGTTCCTGATTTGCTTTATTGGCATACCTAATTTTTTAATTATCAAAATATTTCTCACAAGTGGCCTGATGACAAAGCTGGTGTCGGCACTGAGGCCCCGTTGGCAACTGGCTGGAGGATCAACCATCTGCCATGAGCTAAACAGGCTGATCTAATCtctacaacacaaacaacagcaTGATGCCTCATTCCTACACTTGTGTCGGAGGGCCACATATTGCCGTGTTGACCGTTTCTCAAACCAACGTCGGCATCTTCGGCCCAATCACGTGTGAAGCTTGCGGGGCCGCGCCGCGTGGCCGTGTGCACGCGACGGGCTTTCACAGGGAATCCTGCGCCATTCGGCCCGCAGCCAGACCCAACAGATGCAGCGCGGTGACTTTGCATAACACTTCAATCCGCTTTAATTCCTCATCGGCCTGGCCTTGTGCAGCACAGATATGTGAACTAGTCACTAACTTGCAGCAGCccgctcttttcttctttccttttttctcgaCAGCAACACATCAGCTGTCTCCCAACACGACGCAATCATTCACAGATATCCGCTCAATAACAGCGTCAACTCGATCCATACCGCGGGCGGAGCCTGTGAATATTACACCGAAAATGCACGATTTAAACCAGAGAATCGATCTTCCAATTTAAAGCTACTGTACTTCAGGTGCATATAATTGAATTCAGCATTATGGAGCCTCCGGCCATGaaagggggagaagaggagaacgaCACTGCAGAGCAAACCCGCACGGCAATCAATACGAAACAATTAAACACATTAACATCACCAGCAACGGAGGCCTCCAGACGAACCAGCAGATGCCTTGTGAACTTGGCATTGATGTTAAGCCTGTAGCTCTGAGATCTATTTCAATCGGCTGCCACTTTCTCCACCTCTGCAGCAAAATCCACAGCTTTACGCAGAGGCCCTATCCCGCTCCCACAGCCCCGATAGAAAGcccctttctttttaaatattggcCTAAAGCTACAGCTTAGCGCTGATACCCTGCTTTAGCATTAAACCTGCGGAACAGATAATTGCTTCacgttcttttttttccaactctATAATGCACGGCAGCGAtttgcacacgcgcacacgcacccCTTAATGCACTagcgcgcacacaaacacacacacacacacacatacctcgaGCGCGGACGCATTATGCACACATGACTGCCCCTAATCAAAAGACTAAAACAATAACTCAGTCTATTGTATCACATCTAGCTTTTGACCTTAGAGCATCGATCGGCACATTTCCCTTGCAGAACTGCGCATGCTCTGTTTACTGGCGGCCTAGCAGGGTCGAACACCGAGCTCAGTGCAGCCCGGAGAGGCCGTTAGGACGCACATCAAACGCGTCACTTTATTCCAGCAGCAGCCGAGCATACGCACACGCATTGTCTACAGGAAGAGACACGCGGTGGTTTCCTCGCAGCGGAGACGCGGACAGAaccccgcacgcacacacacacacacacacacacacacacacacacacacacacacacacacacacacacacacacacacacacacacatgaacgtaACGCTGTGAACTTACGTGATCTGCGAGGTTAGTCGACGATCCCGAGAGCTCTTCGTGGTCTGATTTTGAGTTGCCATCCCGTTCGTCAATAACTAGGTCTATTGGCATTTTTCCTTTCAAACAACTGATGTACCGGTGGCAAAAATTGTCGCAGAGCTCGTGCACCTATAAAAGGGAAGAAAGCACATTTTAGTTGTCAGGATGGGGAAACGCTGCAGCCAGTCCAACAATAACTCCAATTAAGGAGCATATCGGCGTCGAGGAAGCAATAGTGGAATTGTTGCCGGGCTTATTATTCTCCTGAGACTCGAGCAACAAGTTGACCGCCAAGCAGATAAACAGGCCGCTGGAAGCTGGCGGTAATGAGGATTGAAACTAAATCTGCGGATCGATATGTgcgacgtgaccagagacactgCTGCGTATCAATGTGCACACGACAGTTggtaacaaattaaaaaaattaaaaaacatattttatgaaaattaaaaacTTTCTCCCAAAAACATGccggtgtgtttttattttatatctgCTAATAACTGCAACACATGCGCTTTAGGTTGAAGCCGTTTGAATAATGCCAGCTGCATTTATACAGGGTGTTTACCATCAGAGAAGTCGGAAATATAGAGCAATAGGCCTATAATATTTACCTTTTCTAATTCCAAGAGGTGAAATCGTAATACTTGTATGGCTTGTATCATCTGGAAAAGAGGgcaacatacacacagttaATATCACATACAATTCaggattcatgtttttttcttttcacttgtATGATAATATGCCCGTCATAACTGTGGAGtgcactgcagcagcaggagcTACGTGTGTTGGACTCTACAGGGAGGCTATAGTTCTGGTCATCACTGGTCAGCTGGGTCAGCGGATGGGCAGAACTGGGCACTGACAGCAGCAAATGTGGTCACACAGCTTCACTTCCAAACTGATCTGACATCTGTGCGGAAGTTTAAATCACATGTGCACTGTGTGCTGCTGCGGACACCCCACAGCATCTGAGGCAGGAAAACCGCATCGAGCAGCAATTATTGAGAGACAAGAGGTCACAGTGTGCGCTTACCAAATTGTCCAACTCTGGATTTGATGAAAATAAAGGTTTTTCTGCTCGGACCTAAAATAATACACCAAATGTCAAAGTTAGTTTGGCATGAAATGTGCGTAATGAGTGTCTATTTATATCATCAAATGTAACCggataatacaaaaaatatcaTTAATGAGTTTATGTTAGGTGGAAATTATGTGAACATATTCATAAGGCTCAGCTTATCAATGGAAACGTAAACtgcaaaaaaatattaataataatactaataaaaatAAGAAGCAGGCAGAAAACTATATGGGCCGTGACGCAGCCACAACAtccacaaatatttattttttttatatttcaaaatTGACCTGTTTGGCAAAGACTGCAATGTCCTCATTGAAGGAGTCCGAGGAGCAGACGTCGCCGCCCGCGACGCCGGGCTCCCGAGGAGTACACGTCGCCAACTCGCACTTCTCAAAAACCAGCGCGAGCAGCGGGAATAACGGGTGACTGCAAGAGGGAAACACAGCCTGAGAACACGCAGCACGCCGGCTGCGCGCAGCCCGCGGGTCGGCCGGCTGCGCGGCCCTCACGCGCCTCTTCGTACACACAGAAGACATTTGACTTTACATCCCGCCGCGTGTGTTTTACACTTCTCTCCGAAAACACGTGACCGCGTTTTAGAAAACAGGACTGACAACAGCTAGAACAATACAAGCTGGATTCGAGGTTGTTTTCTGGAAGCGGTTTGACTTGAACGCGCGGGTGGAAGCACTCATCTGGGATATTTTACGCCTCGTTTTGGGAAATATAAGGATTTTTAGAATCAATGTGTTAATAATCGACATTCGCGATTGATATTTTTTGCAGTGCAAAGTCGAAACGGCTGAGAAGTCCACAAAAAAACCAGACTGACACTCTGCAGCAGTCAGGGGGAGTTTAGAGAAATTATACAtgacattaaataataatttagcAGTTCCACTCCAGACGCACTGAAGCACCGGGGGGCAACAGCTATGGCTTTAAAGTGAAGCAGAGGTTAACCACTATTCTATCAACACAGCGACGTAAACAGTCAGCAACACGCATTTTAAACGCTAAATTAtaatttcagaataaaatgcTATTTCTAGAACAACCGTTTAGCTTCATTAAACCGCCTTCAGTGTCTTAATTAATGTGATTTAATTCCGTGTAAGTGTATACAAACATGAAGGTAAACTATTCCGTGAGtaaaagagatgaagaggatTTACTCTGCACTCCACCCCAGATTATAATGATACACTGTGGATTATAGCACTTTCTGTGGAGGTGTGTTTAGTGAGCGACGTCTGGAAAAAAAATGCGTAGGGGAAGTTTTGCATTCATTAGCAACAACGTCAAATTACGTTTTCTTTCATTATTTGAGAATAATGTGATGAAAGTATAATTATAAAGACACCCGGTGCGTCGCAGCGCgcggtgcgtgcgtgtgtgtgtgcgtgtgtgtgtgtaggtgtgtgtgcgtgtgtgtgtgtgtgtgtgtgtgtgtgtgtgtgtgtgtgtgtgtgtgtgtgtgtgtgtgtgtaggtgtgtgtgtgtgtgtgtgtgtgtgtgtgtgtgactgcagacGATATCTGAAAACATTTAAGAAGTTTTCTGCAGGCAGCGATGGCAACGTTTAAATGAGTCACGGCTAGTTTGAGGATCAACAAACAATAGTGGCCTGTAATATTAAAGCCACCTTTATAACGTGGAACAACTGTTGGGATGTTGAAAAatagttgttgtgtttttaaaattatatttccaTGTAGTGTGTGACTTCAGAGCTGGGACTGGACGCCGACAGCTTCCATATTATTTTATAGCTCGCGTTTCCAGCTCGAGGCTTACTCTTCCTCGCACAGGCGTCACGATGCCTTCGACAAGGCGTGTAAAATTACACCTCGACGAAAGTCCCCGGACCAACAATGGAGCTCCAAAAATTGCGGTCGATCCCGCACAAAACACTTTGGGAATTTAGTGGCGCGAGAGAAAGTCCACCAAAACTCACTAATAGAAAAGCTGAAAACTtaagggggggggaataaatatTGCACGCATGTTTGGTTCATGCAAACCTTACCCATAAATTTGATCCTTATCCCTCTTTAAAACGTCGTTGACAGCAGAGCCCATGCTGGCGGGCATAACGTTCGGGTGAGGAGCGTGGGCTCCGTAGTGCTGGCTGGCGTGCAGCGGCGGTCCGTGGTTCAGGTGGTGGACCTGGGGAAGCGGCCGGGGAGCATGCGGGTCCCCGTACATCGACGCCGAGACTCCGTCCATCCCCCCGTAGTGGGCCAGCTCATCGTACTGGGAACAGAATCAGAGCAAACAAATGTGAaaagtacaacaacaaaaaagaagcatGCCGCCTCAGCTGGAATACGCGCAAAGGAGATCGAAT of the Pseudoliparis swirei isolate HS2019 ecotype Mariana Trench chromosome 11, NWPU_hadal_v1, whole genome shotgun sequence genome contains:
- the meis2a gene encoding homeobox protein Meis2a isoform X5, which translates into the protein MAQRYDELAHYGGMDGVSASMYGDPHAPRPLPQVHHLNHGPPLHASQHYGAHAPHPNVMPASMGSAVNDVLKRDKDQIYGHPLFPLLALVFEKCELATCTPREPGVAGGDVCSSDSFNEDIAVFAKQVRAEKPLFSSNPELDNLMIQAIQVLRFHLLELEKVHELCDNFCHRYISCLKGKMPIDLVIDERDGNSKSDHEELSGSSTNLADHNPASWRDHDDATSTHSAGTPGPSSGGHASQSGDNSSEQGDGLDNSIASPGTGDDDDPDKDKKRQKKRGIFPKVATNIMRAWLFQHLTHPYPSEEQKKQLAQDTGLTILQVNNWFINARRRIVQPMIDQSNRAGFLLDPSVSQGAAYSPEGQPMGSFVLDGQQHMGIRPAGPMSGMGMNMGMDGQWHYM
- the meis2a gene encoding homeobox protein Meis2a isoform X7; this encodes MAQRYDELAHYGGMDGVSASMYGDPHAPRPLPQVHHLNHGPPLHASQHYGAHAPHPNVMPASMGSAVNDVLKRDKDQIYGHPLFPLLALVFEKCELATCTPREPGVAGGDVCSSDSFNEDIAVFAKQVRAEKPLFSSNPELDNLMIQAIQVLRFHLLELEKVHELCDNFCHRYISCLKGKMPIDLVIDERDGNSKSDHEELSGSSTNLADHNPASWRDHDDATSTHSAGTPGPSSGGHASQSGDNSSEQGDGLDNSIASPGTGDDDDPDKDKKRQKKRGIFPKVATNIMRAWLFQHLTHPYPSEEQKKQLAQDTGLTILQVNNWFINARRRIVQPMIDQSNRAVSQGAAYSPEGQPMGSFVLDGQQHMGIRPAGPMSGMGMNMGMDGQWHYM
- the meis2a gene encoding homeobox protein Meis2a isoform X6 gives rise to the protein MFLYDELAHYGGMDGVSASMYGDPHAPRPLPQVHHLNHGPPLHASQHYGAHAPHPNVMPASMGSAVNDVLKRDKDQIYGHPLFPLLALVFEKCELATCTPREPGVAGGDVCSSDSFNEDIAVFAKQVRAEKPLFSSNPELDNLMIQAIQVLRFHLLELEKVHELCDNFCHRYISCLKGKMPIDLVIDERDGNSKSDHEELSGSSTNLADHNPASWRDHDDATSTHSAGTPGPSSGGHASQSGDNSSEQGDGLDNSIASPGTGDDDDPDKDKKRQKKRGIFPKVATNIMRAWLFQHLTHPYPSEEQKKQLAQDTGLTILQVNNWFINARRRIVQPMIDQSNRAGFLLDPSVSQGAAYSPEGQPMGSFVLDGQQHMGIRPAGPMSGMGMNMGMDGQWHYM
- the meis2a gene encoding homeobox protein Meis2a isoform X8, whose protein sequence is MFLYDELAHYGGMDGVSASMYGDPHAPRPLPQVHHLNHGPPLHASQHYGAHAPHPNVMPASMGSAVNDVLKRDKDQIYGHPLFPLLALVFEKCELATCTPREPGVAGGDVCSSDSFNEDIAVFAKQVRAEKPLFSSNPELDNLMIQAIQVLRFHLLELEKVHELCDNFCHRYISCLKGKMPIDLVIDERDGNSKSDHEELSGSSTNLADHNPASWRDHDDATSTHSAGTPGPSSGGHASQSGDNSSEQGDGLDNSIASPGTGDDDDPDKDKKRQKKRGIFPKVATNIMRAWLFQHLTHPYPSEEQKKQLAQDTGLTILQVNNWFINARRRIVQPMIDQSNRAVSQGAAYSPEGQPMGSFVLDGQQHMGIRPAGPMSGMGMNMGMDGQWHYM